From Streptomyces sp. NBC_00775, one genomic window encodes:
- a CDS encoding SRPBCC family protein — translation MSENVVEESSLFKVAADVHIDATPLQVYSVVSDLGRSGDWSEECVGGEWVEGEAATVGAVFRGDNHRDEDVVAWAPVVRGAWSTRSEVVAAEAGVTFSWAIQDSTGRKQESVWTFDIEAEGGGSRLVHHFRMGAPTEGIRGITAEMDAERKQAFFADWGAKLEKDLAATVERIKDVIESEFKS, via the coding sequence GTGAGTGAAAACGTCGTTGAGGAAAGCTCTCTGTTCAAGGTCGCGGCCGACGTGCACATCGACGCCACGCCCCTTCAGGTCTACTCCGTCGTCAGCGACCTCGGCCGCAGCGGCGACTGGAGCGAGGAGTGTGTCGGCGGGGAGTGGGTGGAGGGCGAAGCCGCCACCGTGGGTGCCGTCTTCCGCGGTGACAACCACCGTGACGAGGACGTGGTCGCGTGGGCCCCCGTCGTGCGCGGTGCGTGGAGCACCCGTTCCGAGGTGGTCGCGGCCGAGGCCGGCGTCACCTTCTCCTGGGCGATCCAGGACTCGACGGGGCGGAAGCAGGAGAGCGTCTGGACCTTCGACATCGAGGCCGAGGGCGGCGGCAGCCGACTGGTCCATCACTTCAGGATGGGCGCCCCGACGGAGGGAATCCGGGGGATCACCGCGGAGATGGACGCGGAGCGGAAGCAGGCGTTCTTCGCCGACTGGGGAGCCAAGCTGGAAAAGGATCTGGCGGCGACCGTGGAGCGCATCAAGGACGTCATCGAAAGCGAATTCAAGAGCTGA
- a CDS encoding ribonuclease — protein sequence MRFPPRTTRIGALVALMSALLIGGTAVVPANAAATAVGSICYSALPSQAYDTLDLIDSGGPFPYSQDGVVFQNREGVLPSQSTGYYHEYTVITPGSSTRGARRIVTGQKTQEDYYTSDHYVTFKLINFSC from the coding sequence ATGAGATTCCCCCCACGAACCACCCGCATCGGCGCTCTTGTCGCCCTCATGTCCGCCCTGCTCATCGGCGGCACCGCCGTGGTACCGGCCAACGCGGCGGCGACTGCCGTGGGCAGCATCTGTTACAGCGCGCTGCCGTCACAGGCGTACGACACGCTGGACCTGATCGATTCGGGAGGTCCCTTCCCGTACTCGCAGGACGGGGTCGTCTTCCAGAACCGGGAGGGCGTCCTGCCCTCCCAGTCCACCGGCTACTACCACGAGTACACGGTCATCACGCCCGGCTCCTCGACGCGTGGTGCCCGTCGCATCGTGACCGGTCAGAAGACGCAGGAGGACTACTACACCTCGGACCACTACGTCACCTTCAAGCTGATCAACTTCAGCTGCTGA
- a CDS encoding NADPH:quinone reductase, whose product MRAAYAEQLGPPDVIRYGQLAAPVPGPDEVLVDVRATTVNPVDTFVRSGVFRTPLEFPFVIGRDLVGTVASPGGGFAVGDAVWCNSLGHGGRQGAAAEQAVVPVDRLYRLPPGVAPEIAVAVVHPAATAYLALFTHGGLCPGETVLVAGAAGNVGAALVVLAVRAGARVIATAAARDHDYCRSLGAAEIVDYRDLDLTRRLAELAPAGVDVHVDTSGRNDLTSAVALLAHRGRIVLLAGAKDEPVLPVGPLYMKDASVRGFAISHATPSELASAATTINDLLSRGLLHPRAMEPLPLSTAADVHHRMERGELHGKRIVLHTNS is encoded by the coding sequence ATGCGTGCCGCCTATGCCGAACAGCTCGGCCCACCCGACGTCATTCGCTACGGACAGCTCGCCGCACCCGTGCCGGGTCCCGACGAGGTCCTCGTCGACGTACGGGCCACCACGGTCAACCCCGTGGACACCTTTGTCCGTTCAGGGGTCTTCCGTACGCCGCTGGAGTTCCCCTTCGTCATAGGCCGCGACCTGGTGGGCACGGTCGCGTCGCCCGGGGGCGGGTTCGCCGTCGGCGACGCGGTGTGGTGCAACAGCCTCGGCCACGGCGGCCGTCAGGGGGCGGCGGCCGAGCAGGCGGTGGTGCCGGTGGACCGGCTCTACCGGCTCCCGCCGGGCGTGGCTCCCGAGATCGCGGTGGCCGTGGTCCACCCGGCCGCCACCGCGTATCTCGCCCTGTTCACCCACGGCGGTCTGTGCCCGGGCGAGACGGTCCTGGTCGCCGGGGCCGCGGGCAACGTGGGCGCCGCGCTGGTGGTCCTCGCGGTGCGCGCGGGTGCCCGTGTGATCGCGACGGCGGCGGCTCGCGACCACGACTACTGCCGGAGTCTGGGGGCGGCCGAGATCGTGGACTACCGCGACCTCGACCTCACTCGCCGCCTCGCGGAGCTGGCCCCCGCCGGAGTCGACGTCCACGTCGACACCTCCGGCCGCAACGACCTCACCTCCGCCGTCGCCCTCCTCGCCCACCGCGGCCGCATCGTCCTGCTGGCCGGCGCCAAGGACGAACCCGTCCTCCCGGTCGGCCCCCTCTACATGAAGGACGCCTCCGTGCGGGGCTTCGCCATATCCCACGCCACCCCCTCGGAACTCGCCTCGGCGGCGACCACCATCAACGACCTGCTGTCCCGGGGCCTGTTGCACCCCCGCGCCATGGAGCCGCTGCCCCTCAGCACCGCCGCGGACGTCCACCACCGCATGGAACGCGGTGAACTCCACGGCAAACGGATCGTCCTGCACACCAACTCCTGA
- a CDS encoding DMT family transporter, producing the protein MSSIAVPGALAPRRAWLTDLPVLLVAVVWGASYLAAKDITTARTVIAVLVLRFAIVLPVLVTAGWRSLRALTAAQWRGAGVLGLILSGIFLLETYGVVHTSATNAGLIISLTMIFTPLAEAAVTRVRPSRAFLAAAGVSVLGVVLLTQGGGFTRPSQGDLLMLLAALVRTVHVLAMSRIKSVQGADALSLTTAQLGAAVAVFAVLCTGSDATPWSTAAGFGAREWAGLLFLSAFCTLFAFFVQMWAVRRTSPSRVSLLLGTEPLWAAAAGIALGGERLGALGLMGGVLVLAGTAWGRRSAG; encoded by the coding sequence ATGTCCTCGATCGCCGTACCCGGCGCGCTCGCGCCCCGCCGTGCCTGGCTCACCGACCTGCCCGTGCTGCTCGTGGCGGTGGTGTGGGGTGCGAGCTATCTCGCCGCCAAGGACATCACCACCGCACGGACGGTGATCGCCGTGCTGGTGCTGCGCTTCGCGATCGTGCTGCCGGTGCTGGTGACGGCGGGATGGCGGTCGCTGCGGGCCCTGACGGCAGCGCAGTGGCGCGGGGCCGGAGTGCTCGGGCTCATCCTGAGCGGGATCTTCCTCCTGGAGACGTACGGCGTCGTCCACACCTCGGCGACCAACGCCGGCCTCATCATCAGCCTCACCATGATCTTCACGCCGCTCGCCGAAGCGGCGGTGACCCGTGTCCGGCCCTCGCGCGCGTTCCTCGCCGCGGCCGGTGTCTCCGTGCTCGGCGTCGTGCTGCTCACCCAGGGCGGCGGCTTCACCCGCCCCTCGCAGGGCGATCTGCTGATGCTCCTCGCGGCCCTCGTCCGGACCGTGCACGTGCTAGCCATGTCCCGTATCAAGTCCGTCCAGGGCGCCGACGCGCTGTCGCTCACCACTGCCCAACTGGGCGCCGCCGTGGCGGTGTTCGCCGTACTGTGCACCGGCTCCGACGCCACGCCGTGGAGCACGGCCGCGGGTTTCGGCGCGCGGGAGTGGGCCGGACTGCTCTTCCTCTCGGCGTTCTGCACGCTGTTCGCCTTCTTCGTGCAGATGTGGGCGGTACGCCGGACCTCGCCGTCCCGGGTCAGCCTGCTGCTCGGCACCGAGCCTCTGTGGGCCGCCGCCGCGGGGATCGCCCTCGGCGGTGAACGCCTTGGCGCATTGGGGCTGATGGGCGGCGTACTCGTCCTCGCGGGGACCGCGTGGGGACGCCGGTCGGCAGGTTAA
- a CDS encoding dihydrofolate reductase family protein, with translation MGKLILTSFVTLDGVMQAPGGPEEDPSGGFEHGGWSVPYGDEEFGRFITGVISRADSFLLGRRTYEIFAGYWPKVTDPDNPIASQLNSLPKYVASSSLTHADWNGTTVIAGELGKEVTSLKERIDGELQVHGSGALAQSLFALGLVDTLHLLTFPVVLGTGRRLFGEGAVPTAFRHARGSITSAGVALHTYEREGRPTYGSY, from the coding sequence AGTTTCGTCACCCTCGACGGCGTCATGCAGGCCCCGGGCGGTCCCGAGGAGGACCCGAGCGGCGGCTTCGAGCACGGCGGCTGGAGCGTTCCGTACGGGGACGAGGAGTTCGGACGCTTCATCACCGGTGTCATCTCCCGCGCGGACTCCTTCCTGCTGGGCCGGCGGACGTACGAGATCTTCGCGGGCTACTGGCCGAAAGTCACCGACCCGGACAACCCGATCGCCTCCCAGCTGAACTCCCTGCCCAAGTACGTCGCTTCGTCGAGCCTCACGCACGCCGACTGGAACGGTACGACGGTGATCGCCGGCGAGCTGGGCAAGGAGGTCACCTCCCTCAAGGAGCGCATCGACGGCGAACTCCAGGTCCACGGCAGCGGTGCCCTCGCCCAGTCCCTGTTCGCGCTCGGCCTGGTCGACACCCTGCACCTGCTGACCTTCCCGGTCGTACTCGGCACCGGCCGCCGCCTCTTCGGTGAGGGCGCCGTCCCCACCGCGTTCCGGCACGCCCGGGGCAGCATCACGAGCGCGGGCGTCGCCCTCCACACGTACGAGCGGGAGGGCCGCCCCACGTACGGGAGCTACTGA
- a CDS encoding sensor histidine kinase gives MARRPVPAGQALPGRRWLLPSAVVAELDPDAEHAGRGGRPRRTVRDWFVDFGCFLLAVVIGLAAANTLNHDPNTPHGLAVADQWLGALACAAVWLRRRRPLGLAVAMVSVGLVSNTAGGAAMVALFTLAVHRPFKYVGWLAGVSLALTPLFFWLRPDPDLSYAAAVAVTALLTATVVGWGMFVRSKRQLMLSLRDRARRAETEAELRAEQAQRLAREAIAREMHDVLAHRLTLLSVHAGALEFRPDAPREEVARAAGVIRESAHEALQDLREIIGVLRAGDSDDAGRPQPTLGGLDGLVAESRSAGMKVVLDNRVADPAVVPASVGRTAYRIAQEGLTNARKHAPGAEVTVTLRGAPGDGLTVSVHNPAPPGDVPHVPGSGQGLIGLTERATLAGGWLEHGGEGDGGFLVRAWLPWGG, from the coding sequence CTGGCCAGGCGGCCGGTGCCCGCTGGGCAGGCCCTGCCCGGGCGGCGATGGCTGCTGCCCTCGGCCGTGGTCGCCGAGCTGGACCCCGACGCCGAACACGCGGGCCGGGGCGGGCGGCCACGGCGCACCGTGCGCGACTGGTTCGTCGACTTCGGATGCTTCCTGCTGGCCGTCGTCATCGGGCTGGCGGCCGCGAACACGCTGAACCACGACCCGAACACCCCGCACGGTCTCGCCGTCGCCGACCAGTGGCTCGGCGCGCTCGCCTGCGCGGCGGTCTGGCTGCGGCGGCGCCGGCCGCTGGGGCTCGCGGTGGCGATGGTCTCGGTCGGGCTGGTCTCGAACACCGCGGGCGGCGCGGCCATGGTGGCTCTGTTCACGCTCGCCGTGCACCGGCCCTTCAAGTACGTGGGATGGCTCGCCGGTGTCTCGCTCGCGCTGACCCCGCTGTTCTTCTGGCTGCGCCCCGACCCCGACCTGTCGTACGCCGCCGCGGTCGCCGTCACCGCGCTGCTCACCGCGACGGTGGTCGGCTGGGGCATGTTCGTACGGTCCAAGCGCCAGCTCATGCTGAGTCTGCGGGACCGGGCGCGGCGGGCCGAGACGGAGGCGGAGCTGCGGGCCGAGCAGGCGCAGCGGCTCGCCCGCGAGGCCATCGCGCGCGAGATGCACGACGTGCTCGCGCATCGGCTCACCCTGCTGAGCGTGCACGCGGGGGCGCTGGAGTTCCGGCCGGACGCGCCGCGCGAGGAGGTCGCACGGGCGGCCGGGGTGATCCGGGAGAGCGCGCACGAGGCGTTGCAGGATCTGCGGGAGATCATCGGGGTGTTGCGGGCGGGGGACTCCGACGATGCGGGGCGGCCGCAGCCGACGCTCGGCGGGCTCGACGGGCTGGTCGCCGAGTCCCGCTCGGCCGGTATGAAGGTCGTCCTCGACAACCGTGTCGCCGATCCGGCCGTCGTTCCCGCGTCCGTTGGGCGTACCGCGTACCGGATCGCTCAGGAGGGGCTGACGAACGCGCGTAAGCACGCGCCGGGGGCCGAGGTCACGGTGACGCTCCGCGGGGCGCCCGGGGACGGCCTGACGGTGTCCGTCCACAATCCCGCGCCGCCGGGGGACGTTCCCCATGTCCCCGGGTCGGGGCAGGGGCTCATTGGGCTTACGGAGCGGGCGACGTTGGCGGGGGGCTGGTTGGAGCACGGGGGTGAGGGGGACGGGGGGTTTCTGGTCCGGGCGTGGCTGCCGTGGGGTGGGTGA